From a single Gimesia fumaroli genomic region:
- a CDS encoding site-2 protease family protein, translated as MSDENIPQPPSDNIIIVQPSDYQTEANDFSHTRPVQPVPARVPRSRVPLVLFIFTCLSTMIVGGSNHQPFIPTPHGFWDLYGFIQHVGWSTFLTNGFSYAGPVMLILLSHEMGHYLQSKRYHIPATRPLFIPMPISPFGTMGAVILQRGGIANRKQMFDIAVSGPLAGLVFAIPFAYWGVLNSEVITVTNQAGTYSYGEPLILQWMVELVHGPLAENQDVLLNPMLFAGWVGIFITALNLLPIGQLDGGHILYTMLGPKANLIARLFLSVGIIYMIYSNDYGYSLIILLLVFFGITHPPTADDSVPLGPMRILIGCLTLAFFVIGFTITPIIIH; from the coding sequence ATGTCTGACGAAAATATCCCTCAACCGCCCTCTGACAATATCATTATTGTGCAGCCGAGCGACTACCAGACTGAGGCCAATGATTTTTCTCATACCAGGCCCGTTCAACCAGTTCCCGCACGCGTACCACGCAGTCGCGTTCCGCTGGTTCTGTTCATATTCACCTGTTTAAGTACGATGATCGTGGGCGGCTCGAATCATCAACCCTTTATTCCCACTCCCCATGGTTTTTGGGATCTGTACGGTTTCATTCAACACGTTGGCTGGTCCACTTTTCTCACTAATGGATTTTCGTACGCCGGCCCGGTCATGCTGATTCTACTGTCCCATGAAATGGGGCACTACCTGCAATCAAAGCGTTATCATATCCCCGCTACGCGACCGCTGTTTATCCCCATGCCCATCAGTCCCTTTGGTACGATGGGCGCTGTGATCCTGCAACGGGGCGGCATCGCAAACCGCAAACAGATGTTCGACATCGCCGTCTCCGGACCGCTTGCCGGGCTCGTCTTCGCCATTCCGTTTGCCTATTGGGGCGTGCTGAATTCTGAAGTCATCACTGTTACCAACCAGGCGGGAACATACAGCTATGGAGAGCCTTTAATCCTGCAATGGATGGTTGAACTGGTCCACGGACCACTGGCAGAAAATCAGGATGTGCTGCTGAACCCCATGCTGTTCGCCGGCTGGGTCGGCATCTTCATCACCGCCTTAAACCTGCTCCCCATAGGCCAACTCGACGGAGGCCACATTCTTTACACCATGCTCGGCCCAAAAGCGAATCTCATCGCGCGACTGTTTCTGAGCGTGGGGATCATCTATATGATCTATTCCAACGATTACGGCTACTCATTGATCATCCTGTTGCTGGTCTTCTTCGGCATCACACACCCGCCGACCGCCGATGATTCCGTTCCGCTCGGCCCCATGCGAATTCTGATTGGCTGCCTGACCCTGGCTTTTTTCGTCATCGGGTTCACGATCACGCCAATCATTATTCATTAA
- the pgsA gene encoding CDP-diacylglycerol--glycerol-3-phosphate 3-phosphatidyltransferase, which produces MNSTSENQSEDAGSGTELLGPEIWNLPNLITLSRLVLSLVLFVMIYLEGWWKTSAALFILAAATDFLDGYFARKYNQVTTLGRILDPFVDKIIICGAFIFLLERGPATGINAWFVLIIIGREMFITSLRGFLERHGRDFSASWSGKIKMGVQCVAVVLSLLSLSLESPFNTSAFILLRDISIWSAALITLYSGIDYVFRAAQMLRQAPLR; this is translated from the coding sequence ATGAATTCAACATCGGAAAACCAATCCGAGGATGCCGGTTCAGGGACCGAGTTATTAGGACCGGAAATCTGGAATTTACCTAATCTGATCACCCTTAGCCGCCTGGTGCTGTCGCTGGTCCTGTTTGTGATGATCTACCTGGAAGGCTGGTGGAAAACCTCCGCCGCCCTGTTCATTCTCGCCGCGGCAACAGACTTCCTGGACGGCTATTTCGCACGAAAATACAATCAGGTCACGACTCTGGGCCGTATCCTCGACCCGTTCGTGGATAAAATCATCATCTGCGGGGCGTTTATTTTTCTGCTGGAACGCGGTCCTGCAACCGGCATCAATGCCTGGTTTGTGCTGATTATCATCGGTCGCGAAATGTTTATCACCAGTCTACGCGGCTTTCTCGAACGTCATGGACGCGACTTCTCTGCCAGTTGGAGCGGAAAAATCAAAATGGGCGTTCAGTGCGTTGCCGTCGTTTTGAGTCTGCTCTCATTGAGTCTGGAATCTCCCTTTAATACATCTGCCTTTATCCTTCTCAGGGATATTTCGATCTGGTCGGCTGCTTTGATTACATTATACAGCGGCATCGATTACGTATTCCGAGCAGCCCAAATGCTTCGACAGGCACCGCTCCGATAA